The Streptomyces cynarae genome contains a region encoding:
- a CDS encoding M23 family metallopeptidase produces MPVSCPPETCGRLSRPRTAGYSRRTALAAPVVEAKEKSVHDRHPSGTATPPAPAPDAASAQYASYGPQGGQYGEFTTYADSTATFATDPLFGDLPGDGGTGSYDTGQWSTGSHDTGSHETFGTGTHQAPHYDPYAAQHHAAFDTGAHDTAAWATGYQQLAAIPAQAQAPDATGQWDAQAWLEAEQSAVFTQQWEWGTQTFDTGTYDATQWNSAGSPEHESEHAATGGFEHAVPDPFADAEPFEHQAATAAFDALPSERRTDDDAPSGAADDVSLLDDQEERTPLPPTRAASRAASRSRRRTPARRSALLTVAVPSVCVMGVAGIAAATVGVGGNDGKDTTASAADTPVKPSAANKKLDSQLANLSAGANDFADRASRTQERIDLKAQQVAEQKKAAAEAALKERLRPKFALPVLQRGLSAYFGQAGVNWMSVHTGIDFPVAYGTTVMAATDGTVQTKWNSAYGNMLILTAKDGTQTWYCHLSSYRVPAGTTVKAGQPIAYSGNSGNSTGPHLHFEVRPSGGAAIDPLPWLRSHGLDPT; encoded by the coding sequence ATGCCCGTTTCCTGCCCACCGGAAACCTGCGGAAGATTGTCGCGCCCGCGTACTGCCGGGTACAGTCGCCGCACTGCTCTGGCAGCCCCTGTTGTCGAGGCGAAAGAGAAGTCGGTGCACGACCGTCACCCGTCGGGGACCGCAACTCCCCCGGCTCCGGCCCCCGATGCCGCCTCGGCGCAGTACGCGTCGTACGGCCCCCAGGGTGGCCAGTACGGTGAGTTCACGACCTACGCCGACTCCACCGCGACCTTCGCGACCGATCCCCTCTTCGGCGACCTTCCGGGTGACGGCGGGACCGGTTCGTACGACACCGGCCAGTGGTCCACCGGCAGCCACGACACCGGCAGCCACGAGACCTTCGGCACCGGCACGCACCAGGCGCCGCACTACGACCCGTACGCGGCCCAGCACCACGCCGCGTTCGACACCGGCGCCCATGACACGGCGGCGTGGGCGACCGGGTACCAGCAGCTGGCCGCCATTCCCGCGCAGGCCCAGGCCCCCGACGCCACCGGCCAGTGGGACGCGCAGGCCTGGCTCGAGGCGGAGCAGTCGGCGGTCTTCACCCAGCAGTGGGAATGGGGCACGCAGACCTTCGACACGGGCACGTACGACGCCACGCAGTGGAACTCGGCGGGAAGCCCGGAACACGAGTCGGAACATGCGGCCACCGGCGGCTTCGAGCACGCCGTCCCCGACCCCTTCGCCGACGCCGAGCCCTTCGAACACCAGGCAGCCACCGCCGCCTTCGATGCGCTCCCGTCCGAGCGGCGCACCGACGACGACGCCCCGTCAGGAGCGGCCGACGACGTCTCGCTGCTCGACGACCAGGAAGAGCGCACACCCCTCCCGCCCACGCGTGCCGCATCCCGCGCCGCGAGCCGTTCCCGGCGTCGCACCCCGGCGAGGCGGTCCGCGCTGCTCACGGTCGCGGTGCCGTCGGTGTGTGTGATGGGGGTCGCCGGGATCGCCGCGGCGACCGTCGGCGTGGGCGGGAACGACGGCAAGGACACCACGGCGAGCGCCGCCGACACACCGGTGAAGCCGTCCGCCGCCAACAAGAAGCTGGACTCCCAGCTCGCGAACCTCTCGGCCGGCGCGAACGACTTCGCGGACCGGGCGAGTCGCACCCAGGAACGTATCGACCTCAAGGCCCAGCAAGTGGCCGAGCAGAAGAAGGCGGCGGCCGAGGCGGCGCTCAAGGAGCGGCTTCGCCCCAAGTTCGCGCTGCCGGTCCTGCAGAGGGGCCTCAGCGCCTACTTCGGCCAGGCGGGTGTCAACTGGATGTCCGTGCACACCGGCATCGACTTCCCGGTGGCGTACGGGACGACGGTGATGGCCGCGACCGACGGCACCGTGCAGACCAAGTGGAACAGCGCGTACGGCAACATGCTGATCCTGACCGCCAAGGACGGTACGCAGACCTGGTACTGCCACCTGTCCAGCTACCGGGTCCCCGCCGGTACGACCGTGAAGGCCGGTCAGCCGATCGCGTACTCCGGCAACTCGGGCAACTCCACCGGCCCCCACCTCCACTTCGAGGTGCGCCCCAGCGGAGGCGCCGCGATAGACCCGCTGCCGTGGCTGCGCAGCCACGGGCTCGACCCGACCTGA
- a CDS encoding lipase family alpha/beta hydrolase: MKVTGVVEPLVPLCQRLFPSRLAGLSIALLKATALELAILAGHVLLYPSGIIQERRCAPLPPPPDTTALPTEAKPPVILLHGFIDNRSVFVLLRRNLAQHGRQHIESLNYSPLTCDIRIAAELLGRHVEEICDRTGQRQVDIVGHSLGGLIARYYVQRLGGDLRVRRLVTLGTPHSGTRVAPLANAHPIVRQMRPGSELIEELREPAPGCRTHFVSFWSDLDPLMDPLEAACVDHPDLVAQNIRVSGIGHLALPVHPAVAAGIRQALDLEEPTAAAAHTGGLTVA; this comes from the coding sequence ATGAAGGTCACCGGGGTAGTAGAGCCTCTGGTTCCGCTGTGCCAGCGCCTGTTCCCCAGCAGACTGGCCGGGCTCTCCATCGCGCTGCTGAAGGCGACCGCCCTGGAGCTGGCGATTCTCGCCGGGCACGTGCTCCTCTACCCGTCGGGAATCATCCAGGAGCGCCGCTGCGCCCCGCTCCCGCCCCCTCCGGACACCACCGCACTCCCCACCGAGGCCAAGCCTCCGGTGATCCTGCTGCACGGGTTCATCGACAACCGCTCGGTCTTCGTCCTCCTGCGCCGGAACCTCGCACAGCACGGCCGTCAGCACATCGAGTCGCTCAATTACTCGCCGTTGACGTGTGACATCCGCATCGCGGCCGAGCTGCTCGGCCGGCATGTGGAGGAGATCTGCGACCGCACCGGCCAGCGACAGGTGGACATCGTCGGACACAGCCTGGGCGGTCTGATCGCCCGGTATTACGTGCAGCGGCTCGGTGGCGACCTCCGCGTCCGCAGGCTCGTCACGCTCGGTACACCCCACTCCGGCACCCGCGTCGCCCCGCTCGCGAACGCGCACCCCATCGTCCGCCAGATGCGTCCGGGCTCGGAGCTGATCGAGGAGCTGCGTGAGCCGGCGCCCGGCTGCCGTACGCACTTCGTGAGCTTCTGGAGCGATCTGGACCCGCTGATGGATCCACTCGAGGCGGCGTGCGTCGACCATCCGGACCTGGTGGCGCAGAACATTCGGGTGAGCGGCATCGGCCATCTGGCCCTGCCGGTGCACCCCGCGGTCGCGGCCGGGATACGGCAGGCCCTGGACCTCGAGGAGCCGACGGCGGCCGCGGCCCACACCGGCGGCCTCACGGTGGCGTGA
- a CDS encoding cobalamin B12-binding domain-containing protein, whose product MGVAAGPIRVVVAKPGLDGHDRGAKVIARALRDAGMEVIYTGLHQTPEQIVDTAIQEDADAIGLSILSGAHNTLFAAVIELLKERDAEDILVFGGGIIPEADIPLLKEKGVAEIFTPGATTASIVDWVRANVRQPAGA is encoded by the coding sequence ATGGGTGTGGCAGCCGGTCCGATCCGCGTGGTGGTGGCCAAGCCGGGGCTCGACGGCCACGATCGCGGGGCCAAGGTGATCGCGCGGGCGCTGCGCGATGCGGGAATGGAGGTCATCTACACGGGTCTCCACCAGACGCCCGAGCAGATCGTCGACACGGCGATCCAGGAGGACGCCGACGCGATCGGGCTGTCGATCCTGTCCGGCGCGCACAACACGCTGTTCGCCGCGGTGATCGAACTGCTGAAGGAGCGCGACGCGGAGGACATCCTGGTCTTCGGCGGCGGCATCATCCCCGAGGCCGACATCCCCCTGCTGAAGGAGAAGGGCGTCGCGGAGATCTTCACGCCCGGGGCGACGACCGCGTCGATCGTGGACTGGGTACGGGCGAACGTACGTCAGCCGGCCGGGGCGTAA
- a CDS encoding SWIM zinc finger family protein has protein sequence MTWLGERWTAEQVLALAPDAASRKAGSKLGTAGPWSEAGSSDEGTVWGLCKGSGSKPYQTVVDIADAAGPAYKCSCPSRKFPCKHALGLLLLWAGGDGAVPRGREPDWAEQWIKGRRQRAQEKRAAGGSPSAASADPEAARRRAERRAERITAGATELEQRLADLLRGGMAAAEQAGYGLWEETAARMVDAQAPGLAGRVRELGALPASGPGWPVRLLEECALLHLLDQGWLRRERLPEGLAATVRSRVGLAGSPDGSPVRDRWLVLAQYDTSDGRLTTRRIWLYGEKSDRTVLLLSYGAAGRAPELSLPVGLAFEADVSPYPGAGQLRAALGEQFTPPAPAATRPPGVTTADAAARYGEALRADPWLDAYPVTLGRVIPTPQDGSWQLADAHGGTALPLTPSAGSRPGLWRLVALSGGAPVTVFGECGHRGFTPLTAWPEGAGEAVPLC, from the coding sequence ATGACTTGGCTGGGGGAGCGCTGGACCGCGGAGCAGGTGCTGGCACTGGCACCTGATGCGGCGTCACGCAAAGCGGGAAGCAAACTCGGGACGGCCGGGCCGTGGTCGGAGGCGGGCAGTTCCGACGAGGGGACGGTGTGGGGGCTGTGCAAGGGCAGTGGCAGCAAGCCGTATCAGACGGTCGTCGACATCGCGGACGCGGCCGGGCCCGCCTACAAGTGCAGTTGTCCGAGCAGGAAGTTCCCGTGCAAGCACGCGCTGGGGCTGCTGCTGCTCTGGGCGGGCGGGGACGGCGCGGTGCCGCGGGGACGGGAGCCCGACTGGGCGGAGCAGTGGATCAAGGGGCGCCGTCAGCGTGCGCAGGAGAAGCGGGCGGCCGGTGGTTCCCCGTCGGCCGCGTCCGCCGATCCGGAGGCGGCCCGGCGCAGGGCGGAGCGGCGGGCCGAGCGGATCACGGCGGGGGCGACGGAGCTGGAGCAGCGACTGGCCGACCTGCTGCGCGGCGGCATGGCCGCGGCCGAGCAGGCGGGGTACGGGCTGTGGGAGGAGACGGCGGCCCGCATGGTGGACGCGCAGGCTCCGGGACTCGCCGGGCGGGTGCGGGAGTTGGGGGCGCTCCCGGCCTCGGGGCCGGGCTGGCCGGTGCGGTTGCTGGAGGAGTGTGCGCTGCTGCACCTGCTGGACCAGGGCTGGCTGAGGCGTGAGCGGCTGCCGGAGGGGCTGGCCGCGACGGTCCGTTCGCGCGTCGGCCTGGCGGGTTCGCCCGACGGCTCGCCCGTCCGCGACCGCTGGCTGGTGCTGGCGCAGTACGACACCTCGGACGGCCGGCTGACCACACGCCGGATCTGGCTGTACGGGGAGAAGTCCGACCGCACGGTGCTCCTGCTCTCCTATGGAGCGGCAGGGCGCGCACCGGAGCTGTCCCTGCCGGTGGGGCTGGCCTTCGAGGCCGATGTATCGCCCTACCCGGGCGCGGGGCAGCTGCGGGCGGCGCTGGGTGAGCAGTTCACACCTCCGGCCCCGGCAGCGACGAGACCGCCGGGCGTGACCACTGCGGACGCGGCGGCGCGGTACGGGGAAGCCCTCCGGGCCGACCCGTGGCTGGACGCGTACCCCGTGACGCTGGGCCGGGTCATACCGACCCCGCAGGACGGCTCCTGGCAACTGGCGGACGCGCACGGCGGCACGGCGCTGCCGCTGACTCCGTCGGCGGGCAGCCGACCGGGCCTGTGGCGGCTGGTCGCGCTGTCGGGCGGTGCTCCGGTCACGGTCTTCGGCGAGTGCGGCCACCGCGGCTTCACTCCGCTCACCGCCTGGCCGGAGGGTGCCGGAGAGGCGGTCCCGCTGTGCTGA
- a CDS encoding ATP-binding protein: MRASVDQKSVEASPIPSAPANGSGSADPGGPESAPVPTPGQEKGTAPAEALRPHAEDAFAHELAALAAQDDRPRPARWKLSPWAVATYLLGGTLPDGTVITPKYVGPRRIVEVAVTTLATDRALLLLGVPGTAKTWVSEHLAAAISGDSTLLVQGTAGTPEEAIRYGWNYARLLAHGPSRDALVPSPVMRAMAEGMTARVEELTRIPADVQDTLITILSEKTLPIPELGEEAQAVRGFNLIATANDRDRGVNDLSSALRRRFNTVVLPLPDSVEAEVDIVSRRVDQIGRSLDLPAVPDGIDEIRRVVTVFRELRGGVTTDGRTKLKSPSGTLSTAEAISVVTNGLALAAHFGDGVLRPSDVAAGILGAVVRDPAADRVVWQEYLEAVVRERDGWTDFYRACREVTA; encoded by the coding sequence ATGCGTGCGTCCGTTGACCAGAAGTCCGTCGAAGCGAGCCCGATCCCGTCCGCGCCCGCGAACGGAAGCGGGAGCGCGGACCCCGGCGGGCCCGAGTCCGCACCCGTGCCCACACCCGGGCAGGAGAAGGGGACCGCGCCCGCGGAAGCGCTGCGGCCGCACGCCGAGGACGCCTTCGCCCACGAACTCGCCGCGCTGGCCGCCCAGGACGACCGGCCGCGACCGGCCCGTTGGAAGCTGTCGCCGTGGGCCGTCGCCACCTACCTGCTCGGCGGCACGCTGCCGGACGGCACCGTCATCACACCGAAGTACGTGGGCCCGCGCCGCATCGTCGAGGTCGCCGTCACCACGCTCGCCACCGACCGCGCCCTGCTCCTGCTCGGCGTGCCGGGCACGGCCAAGACCTGGGTGTCCGAGCACCTGGCGGCGGCCATCAGCGGCGACTCGACCCTGCTCGTGCAGGGCACCGCCGGGACCCCGGAGGAGGCGATCCGCTACGGGTGGAACTACGCGCGGCTGCTCGCGCACGGCCCCAGCCGCGACGCCCTGGTGCCGAGCCCCGTCATGCGGGCCATGGCCGAGGGGATGACCGCCCGCGTCGAGGAGCTGACCCGCATCCCGGCCGACGTCCAGGACACCCTGATCACGATCCTGTCGGAGAAGACGCTGCCGATACCGGAGCTGGGCGAAGAGGCGCAGGCCGTCCGCGGCTTCAACCTGATCGCCACGGCCAACGACCGCGACCGCGGGGTCAACGACCTGTCGAGCGCGCTGCGCCGCCGCTTCAACACGGTGGTGCTGCCGCTCCCGGACAGCGTGGAGGCCGAGGTCGACATCGTCTCCCGCCGGGTCGACCAGATCGGCCGCTCGCTCGACCTGCCGGCCGTGCCCGACGGCATCGACGAGATCCGCCGCGTGGTGACGGTCTTCCGCGAACTGCGGGGCGGCGTCACGACGGACGGCCGGACCAAGCTGAAGTCGCCCAGCGGCACCCTGTCCACCGCCGAGGCGATCTCCGTCGTCACCAACGGACTGGCGCTGGCCGCCCACTTCGGCGACGGCGTGCTGCGTCCGAGCGATGTCGCCGCGGGCATTCTCGGCGCCGTCGTCCGCGACCCGGCGGCCGACCGTGTCGTCTGGCAGGAGTACCTGGAAGCGGTGGTCCGCGAGCGCGACGGCTGGACCGACTTCTACCGCGCGTGCCGGGAGGTGACCGCGTGA
- a CDS encoding DUF5682 family protein, producing MKDSDSPRRGPLLLGVRHHGPGSARAVRAALEAARPRTVLIEGPPEADALIPLAEHPDMRPPVALLAHAVDEPGRSAFWPLAEFSPEWVAIRWALRQGVPARFIDLPAAHTLVWDKEEATGIEAEAPDAADGSDATVRVDPLAVLAEAAGYDDPERWWEDVVEHRGVGTGDPLAPFTVLGDAMAALREEYGAGGHERDLVREACMRLQVRAAEREFGADVAVVCGAWHVPALRERTSVTADRALLKGLPKVKTDTTWVPWTHRRLARASGYGAGIDSPGWYGHLFRAPDRPVERWLTKVAGLLREEDRIVSSAHVIEAVRLAGTLAVLRGRPLPGLSETIDAVRAVMCEGSDVPLALVRDRLVVGDDMGEVPESAPAVPLQRDLARLQKRLRLKPEPLERDVELDLRKDTDAERSRLLHRLRLLGIGWGEPAASRGSTGTFRETWRLRWEPELAVRVAEAGVWGTTVLAAATARAEADATAAQALADVTALAERCLLAELPAALPVVMRVLADRAALDADVGHLAQALPALVRSLRYGDVRGTDTRALADVAAGLAERVFVGLPPACAALDAEAAEEMRRHVDAVHGAVGLLGDGIAADHGDIRGRWRAVLRVLGGRDTVPGVIRGRAVRLLLDEGALAQDEAARLMGLVLSPGTPPADAAAWIEGFVGGGSGGGMLLVHDERLLALVDAWLTGVPAEAFTDVLPLLRRTFSAYEPGVRRTLGELVRRGPDARGSAAATGAGVPGFGTGLDTGRADAVVPVLRLLLGLDEPDGSDVNDLVGVAG from the coding sequence GTGAAAGACTCCGACTCCCCGCGGAGGGGACCACTGCTGCTCGGGGTGCGGCATCACGGGCCGGGATCCGCGCGGGCCGTGCGGGCCGCGCTGGAGGCGGCGCGACCGCGGACGGTGCTGATCGAGGGGCCACCGGAGGCGGACGCCCTGATCCCGCTCGCGGAGCACCCGGACATGAGGCCCCCCGTCGCCTTGCTCGCTCACGCCGTGGACGAGCCCGGACGATCGGCCTTCTGGCCGCTGGCCGAGTTCTCCCCGGAGTGGGTGGCGATCCGCTGGGCCCTGCGCCAGGGGGTTCCGGCCCGGTTCATCGACCTGCCGGCGGCGCACACACTGGTGTGGGACAAGGAAGAAGCCACGGGGATCGAGGCCGAGGCGCCCGACGCGGCCGACGGCTCCGACGCCACCGTCCGTGTCGACCCCCTCGCCGTGCTGGCCGAGGCCGCCGGGTACGACGACCCGGAGCGATGGTGGGAGGATGTCGTCGAGCACAGGGGCGTGGGGACGGGGGACCCGCTTGCGCCGTTCACCGTGCTCGGGGACGCCATGGCCGCCCTGCGGGAGGAGTACGGCGCCGGGGGACACGAGCGGGACCTCGTGCGGGAGGCCTGCATGCGGCTCCAGGTCCGCGCGGCCGAGCGGGAGTTCGGGGCCGACGTGGCGGTGGTGTGCGGGGCCTGGCACGTGCCCGCGCTGCGCGAGCGGACCTCCGTCACCGCCGACCGCGCGCTGCTGAAGGGCCTGCCCAAGGTGAAGACGGACACGACCTGGGTGCCCTGGACCCACCGCAGGCTCGCCCGGGCCAGTGGGTACGGGGCGGGCATCGACTCGCCGGGCTGGTACGGACACCTGTTCCGCGCTCCCGACCGGCCCGTCGAGCGGTGGCTGACCAAGGTCGCCGGGCTGCTCCGCGAGGAGGACCGGATCGTGTCGTCCGCGCACGTCATCGAGGCGGTCCGACTGGCCGGAACGCTCGCCGTCCTGCGCGGGCGCCCGCTTCCGGGCCTGTCGGAGACGATCGACGCGGTGCGGGCGGTGATGTGCGAGGGCTCGGACGTGCCGCTGGCGCTGGTGCGCGACCGTCTGGTGGTCGGCGACGACATGGGGGAGGTGCCGGAATCGGCTCCCGCCGTGCCGTTGCAGCGGGACCTCGCCCGGCTGCAGAAGCGGCTCAGGCTCAAACCCGAGCCGCTGGAGCGGGACGTGGAGCTGGACCTGCGCAAGGACACCGACGCCGAGCGCAGCCGGCTGCTGCACCGGCTGCGGCTCCTCGGGATCGGCTGGGGGGAGCCCGCGGCCTCGCGGGGCAGCACGGGGACGTTCCGGGAGACCTGGCGGCTGCGCTGGGAACCGGAGCTCGCGGTGCGGGTCGCCGAGGCCGGGGTGTGGGGGACGACCGTGCTCGCCGCCGCGACCGCCAGGGCCGAGGCGGACGCCACCGCCGCGCAGGCCCTCGCCGACGTCACCGCGCTCGCCGAGCGGTGCCTGCTGGCTGAGCTGCCGGCGGCGCTGCCCGTGGTGATGCGGGTCCTCGCCGACCGAGCCGCCCTCGACGCCGACGTCGGCCACCTCGCCCAGGCCCTGCCCGCCCTGGTCCGTTCCCTGCGCTACGGGGACGTGCGCGGTACGGACACCCGGGCGCTCGCGGACGTCGCGGCGGGTCTCGCCGAGCGCGTGTTCGTCGGGCTGCCACCGGCGTGCGCGGCGCTGGACGCGGAGGCGGCCGAGGAGATGCGGCGCCATGTGGACGCCGTTCACGGCGCGGTGGGGCTGCTCGGGGACGGCATCGCGGCGGACCACGGCGACATACGGGGGCGCTGGCGTGCCGTCCTGCGGGTGCTCGGTGGACGGGACACCGTGCCCGGGGTGATCCGCGGGAGGGCCGTGCGGCTGCTCCTGGACGAAGGGGCGCTGGCGCAGGACGAGGCCGCGCGGCTGATGGGTCTCGTGCTGTCCCCGGGGACGCCGCCGGCGGACGCGGCCGCGTGGATCGAGGGGTTCGTCGGAGGCGGCTCCGGCGGCGGGATGCTGCTCGTGCACGACGAGCGGCTGCTCGCGCTGGTGGACGCCTGGCTCACCGGGGTGCCGGCGGAGGCGTTCACCGACGTACTGCCGCTGCTGCGACGGACGTTCTCGGCGTACGAGCCCGGAGTGCGGCGAACCCTCGGCGAGCTGGTGCGCCGCGGGCCGGACGCACGGGGAAGCGCGGCGGCCACCGGCGCGGGTGTCCCCGGGTTCGGCACCGGCCTCGACACGGGACGGGCGGACGCCGTGGTCCCGGTGCTGCGCCTGCTGCTCGGCCTGGACGAACCCGACGGCAGCGACGTCAACGACCTGGTGGGGGTGGCCGGATGA
- a CDS encoding VWA domain-containing protein produces the protein MSTHTTDGTDTAGADERLRRWRLVLGGDAADGTGYALSGQDAAMDGALTALYGKGDRPQQGRDRSAGLGASAPSVARWLGDIRTYFPSSVVQVMQRDAIDRLGLSTLLLEPEMLEAVEADVHLVGTLLSLNKAMPETTKETARAVVRKVVEDLEKRLATRTRATLTGALDRSARITRPRHRDIDWNRTIAANLKHYLPEYRTVVPERLIGYGRASQSVKKEVVLCIDQSGSMAASVVYASVFGAVLASMRSIATRLVVFDTAVVDLTDQLDDPVDVLFGTQLGGGTDINRALAYCQSQITRPTETVVVLISDLYEGGIRDEMLKRVAAMKASGVQFVALLALSDEGAPAYDREHAAALAALGAPAFACTPDLFPEVMAAAIEKRPLPIPETA, from the coding sequence ATGAGCACGCACACGACCGACGGGACGGACACCGCCGGAGCCGACGAGCGGCTGCGGCGCTGGCGGCTCGTCCTCGGCGGAGACGCGGCGGACGGCACGGGGTACGCGCTGAGCGGGCAGGACGCGGCGATGGACGGGGCGCTGACCGCGTTGTACGGGAAGGGGGACAGGCCGCAGCAGGGGCGGGACCGTTCGGCGGGGCTCGGGGCGTCCGCGCCGTCCGTGGCGCGCTGGCTCGGCGACATCCGCACCTACTTCCCCTCGTCCGTCGTCCAGGTCATGCAGCGTGACGCCATAGACCGGCTCGGGCTGTCCACACTCCTGCTCGAACCGGAGATGCTCGAAGCGGTCGAGGCCGACGTGCACCTGGTCGGCACGCTGCTCTCGCTCAACAAGGCGATGCCGGAGACCACCAAGGAGACGGCGCGGGCGGTGGTGCGCAAGGTCGTCGAGGACCTGGAGAAGCGGCTCGCCACCCGCACCCGGGCCACGCTCACCGGCGCCCTCGACCGCAGCGCCCGCATCACCCGCCCCCGCCACCGGGACATCGACTGGAACCGCACGATCGCCGCCAACCTCAAGCACTATCTGCCGGAGTACCGCACGGTGGTGCCGGAGCGGCTGATCGGGTACGGGCGGGCGTCCCAGTCGGTGAAGAAGGAGGTCGTCCTCTGCATCGACCAGTCGGGGTCGATGGCGGCCTCGGTGGTGTACGCGTCCGTGTTCGGGGCGGTGCTGGCGTCCATGCGGTCCATCGCCACCCGGCTCGTCGTCTTCGACACGGCCGTCGTGGACCTCACCGACCAGCTCGACGACCCGGTCGACGTCCTCTTCGGCACCCAGCTCGGCGGCGGCACGGACATCAACAGGGCGCTGGCGTACTGCCAGTCGCAGATCACGCGGCCCACGGAGACGGTCGTGGTCCTCATCAGCGACCTGTACGAGGGAGGCATCCGCGACGAGATGCTCAAGCGGGTGGCGGCCATGAAGGCGTCGGGGGTGCAGTTCGTGGCGCTGCTCGCGCTCTCCGACGAGGGGGCACCCGCGTACGACCGGGAGCACGCGGCAGCGCTCGCGGCGCTCGGAGCACCGGCGTTCGCGTGCACGCCCGACCTCTTCCCGGAGGTGATGGCGGCGGCGATCGAGAAGCGGCCCCTGCCGATACCGGAGACGGCCTGA
- the sucC gene encoding ADP-forming succinate--CoA ligase subunit beta has protein sequence MDLFEYQARDLFAKHGVPVLAGEVIDTPEAAREITERLGGKSVVKAQVKVGGRGKAGGVKLAATPDEAVARATDILGMDIKGHTVHKVMIAETAPEIVEEYYVSFLLDRANRTFLSIASVEGGMEIEEVAATRPEAVAKIDIDAIDGVDKAKAQEIVAAAKFPAEVADKVADVLVSLWEVFIKEDALLVEVNPLAKVASGDVIALDGKVSLDDNAEFRHPEFEELHDKAAANPLEAAAKEKNLNYVKLDGEVGIIGNGAGLVMSTLDVVAYAGEKHKGVKPANFLDIGGGASAEVMANGLEIILGDPDVKSVFVNVFGGITACDAVANGIVQALELLESKGEEVTKPLVVRLDGNNAELGRQILDDRNHPLVQRVDTMDGAADKAAELAAAAK, from the coding sequence GTGGACCTGTTCGAGTACCAGGCGAGGGACCTCTTCGCCAAGCACGGTGTACCGGTGCTGGCCGGTGAAGTCATCGACACGCCTGAGGCGGCGCGCGAGATCACCGAGCGGCTGGGCGGCAAGTCGGTCGTCAAGGCGCAGGTGAAGGTCGGTGGCCGCGGCAAGGCCGGCGGTGTCAAGCTGGCCGCCACCCCGGACGAGGCGGTCGCCCGCGCGACGGACATCCTCGGCATGGACATCAAGGGCCACACGGTCCACAAGGTGATGATCGCCGAGACCGCCCCGGAGATCGTCGAGGAGTACTACGTCTCCTTCCTCCTCGACCGCGCCAACCGCACCTTCCTCTCCATCGCCTCCGTCGAGGGCGGCATGGAGATCGAGGAGGTCGCGGCCACCCGCCCCGAGGCCGTCGCCAAGATCGACATCGACGCCATCGACGGTGTGGACAAGGCGAAGGCGCAGGAGATCGTCGCCGCGGCCAAGTTCCCGGCCGAGGTCGCCGACAAGGTCGCCGACGTCCTGGTCAGCCTCTGGGAGGTCTTCATCAAGGAGGACGCCCTCCTGGTCGAGGTGAACCCGCTGGCCAAGGTCGCCTCCGGTGACGTCATCGCCCTCGACGGCAAGGTGTCCCTGGACGACAACGCCGAGTTCCGTCACCCCGAGTTCGAGGAGCTCCACGACAAGGCGGCGGCCAACCCGCTCGAGGCCGCGGCCAAGGAGAAGAACCTCAACTACGTCAAGCTCGACGGCGAGGTCGGCATCATCGGCAACGGCGCGGGTCTGGTCATGTCCACCCTCGATGTCGTCGCCTACGCCGGTGAGAAGCACAAGGGTGTCAAGCCCGCCAACTTCCTCGACATCGGCGGTGGCGCCTCCGCCGAGGTCATGGCGAACGGCCTGGAGATCATCCTCGGCGACCCGGACGTCAAGTCCGTGTTCGTGAACGTCTTCGGTGGCATCACCGCCTGTGACGCGGTCGCCAACGGCATCGTGCAGGCCCTGGAGCTCCTCGAGTCCAAGGGCGAGGAGGTCACCAAGCCGCTGGTCGTGCGTCTCGACGGCAACAATGCCGAACTGGGTCGCCAGATCCTGGACGACCGCAACCACCCGCTGGTCCAGCGTGTGGACACCATGGACGGTGCGGCCGACAAGGCCGCCGAGCTGGCTGCTGCCGCGAAGTAA